The genomic stretch ATCTTGATATCCGTAATGTAATCTGACAGGACTACAatataaatttcagatttggttCATATAGTATTAATATATCTGACACTTTTGGTTCTTAAAAGGTCTTGGTGGGTTCTGGTTTCCAGCCTGGGTTCTCTACTACTAGCCGTCATTTCGAATCCTATGGTTGTTTCAAGGTTTTGGGGAGAGTGAGTAGTGATACCTTTGTGGTTGTGGACAGACTCTACCTCAGAGCCCTACCAGGTCCGTTTTTATTGATTCATTTGGTATGTTTGATTATTTGACACCAGTCACTACCATGTTTGCTTACACTTGAAGGTCATATATTAATATAACTCGTTCAAGGAACAATACACTAGTATTGTTTTTCTCTAACATTTACTCTGTTCTTTTTTCCTGTTGCAACAGCTGAGCTTAAAGGGTTCTATCCATTCCAAGCGGGCGGAGCAACTGGAAGTCTGGAGTCAAAATGTACTCCTGATAGAGATGATTTCGGCTTTTTCTGCAGGATTGACTTGCCTGGTGTTTCGAAGGAAGGATTTTCCCTTCGAACTAAGAACAACTCGGTGTTCTATGGTGGCAAAGGCGTCAAGGGCTCAGAGCATGACAATAACAGTACAAGGACGTATTTTGGAATATTCAGACTGTATTGTGGGTGCTGCAACGTGAAAGATGTGCAATTTGATATCAAAGCTGGAGTTTTGAGGATGCTGGTTCAAAAGGAAAAGATCAAAACAAAGCTGGTTCAAAAGTACTCTATTAATTAGCTCTTGTTTTGCTGGACGGACTAAATTAATGTAGTAGTAGTTTGTCCCTCACCAACATAATTACATGTTTCTAGCTTTTTTGGTAAGTAATCTATAGTTTTTAACTTTTGGAGTGTTTGTTGCTTCTGGATTTACGCCTTTGATTTTTGTCAAAAGTTATATACAGAGCGTGCGTGGTTGGCTGCATTATGGGATTTTAAGTGCCAAGATGCTGTGGTTTTTGTACGCTGCATTGCATGGTGGACCAATTGGTGCACGCAACAAAATTCTTTTCTTGTAAAGAAAgtgtaagtaaaataaaatggaAACCCGAAACCGTTGAAATTGTAAAATCTCATATCATTTCAAGGAAACCCATAAAATTTCCTCATTCTGTTGCGATGGATATATCTTCAATCTCACCTCATACGGTATAACCTATTTGGAGAAAATACCACCATTTTACACTACTGTCAAATGTGGCTCAACACTTAATACATACTTGAATTCACACTCACAAACTCGAATTGCTGTTTGGCACTCTCAATGGATTTCAAATTGATCAGATTAAAATTAGTATGCCATTCTCTGGATTAATAAAGTAAAGTTAGTCGGAAATCACATTCTTTGGATTTAATATGATCAAAAACAGCCAATTAGATCTATCCCCTTAAACAATGTGCTGGAAATACTAATGTGCAATGAAATGTACTCCATTTAAGGTTGTGGGAAAATCCCACTATAGTTAGCTGAGGTTCAAATCCCTGACCTACAGTTCAAAAAGAGATTTAATCCCTTTTTTGTGGCCACTGAATCAAAGCTCAGTGGTTTAATAAAGTTTCTCTTtgcttataaaaaaaaaaaaaaaaaaaaaacaaagaaggtGGGAGAAAAGCTGGtatattttgaaagaaaaaaaattttaacctCCTTAATTTTACATATTCCTGTATTTGTTTTTACAATTTATTCGAAAATGTTTGTTGCGTGATTTAAAAATGCTTTCTATCGTTCAAAAATGTCGCGTGATTtagaaatgttttttttttcttgtagaTGGACTCAATCCGAAATTGGTAACGCTCATTGCTGAGGGTAATTATATATCTTTTCCCATTGGTACAGACAGTTTCCCAAAAAATCCAAATTGCAGCGGGAGTGGAGTACCTACCACTACCACCGAGGCAGCAACAGAGGACAGGACAGCTGGGGTATTCCACACCTTATCCAAAAAATTCATGCAATTGGGATGCTTTCTGACATGCACTGCACTGGAATATCTGCAATTCTTCTCCTAACTAGTGCAATAAAAAAATGACAATCTTATTCAATCTCTGGGTTAAATTTTGAACGAATGATAGTGTCTAGTGTTAAGTGGAGTACAAGATTCTGATAATTTGGCACTAATTCTAGTATTTAGCTGAAAGATTATAGAGTAAAATTGCTGCTAATATGATGCTGTGTCTACTGCTGCTAATTTTATCTTATTAGGCGTACTAGTGCTTGTGAAAATCATAAAGCACAGAAACCCTCCTAAAACCCCTTTACATAGAAGAACTAACAATGGCTGCTCAGGCTGACAAACAACTAGCTAAGACCAAGGCCACTTCTTCAACCACCAAAGGTGTGGCGCCCAGCTGCAGCGCTTCCTCATCCACCGACCGCCATCCCCTGACCGGCGCTTTGAAGAAAAGTACAggttagagaaaaaaaaaagatctcgCTTTATTGTCtcatttcctcattttttttcttttcattttccttggctttttctctttttctatGATGTATTTTACTTACCATTttcgtgtttttttttttatttttgtgcaGAGGGACCTTTCCAGATGAACCCATACCAGATTGAGGGGCCAAAAGAAGGCTACGAAGCTAGAACGGTGAATGTTTATCCAAGACAGAAGAAAGAAGCTGCAAAGAAGATGATGAACAAGGGGTTGTATGTGAGGGTCGACATGCCCGGGGTTGAGGAGGAAAATGTGAAGGTGGCTTGGGATAAGAAAAAAGTTAGCTTTGTTGGAGAAGCCCCTAAAGAGACGGATCATGAAGCTGGAGCTAGATATTACCGCGGCGAACTTGATTTCAACTCTGATCCTGTGGAGATTCTGCATGTCAAAACTGACGTAAAAAATGGAGTCCTTAGGATGGTAAAGTGATCtttgttttttcatttcaagttcttgctttttttttccctcatccttTGCTTCAAGCTGTTTTTGTTGGGTGATAAATGATTCGTTGCTCGGGTGTTTTTACTTAGTTGTACTATTCCAGCTTTAATCTTGATCTCAGTGAAAGATGTGCACATATTGATCTAAGTTAAAACGGCACTTATACATCTTGGCATGTGATAGTTTAGAGGCAGAAAAGGACTTGATACCTTTctgagaccaaaaaaaaaaaagaaaaacaaagaagaagaagaaaagagagagagagagagaggagatcCTTGCAGATAAGCCCTTTTTCCCCTTTtggtttttgttgttgttgttgtgtgttttTGTCTTCCCCCATTTGTGGGGGTGGGGATGGAGCCATGGAGGGGCAGTTGATGCACAAAAATGAATTATCAACAATGATGGTTCGATGACTAAGTTCTTGACtagacttttctttcttttttttttttagtattttatccATCAGCCAATGTTGATTAGTGAGACCCGTTTAAGTTATTActgatttttgctttttccctcGATGTTTCATTCCAAGTGCACGAAAGTTTATGGGCTGCTGATGTGGAAATGCTTGAAATCTTAGATGggttgttctttttttttgagcaGCACAATTGATTGCCTCTGCTTTTCCTTAAATTTTGATGGTAAGATTGTAGGGTTGCGACCTTGCAGGAGAGTTCTGAACCTCTGATTGTGATTAATTCCTCTAGGCTCTTATTGAGTTCCTGAAATTTACTTGTTTGATTCCTCTTTTTTGGAGGGTTTCGTAAGTTATACCAGTAGATAATTGCATAAATATGTTTGGTTTCCTGTTCTAGATTCAGATAATGCCACTTTGCCACCGCTGAAATGCATGCCACGGTAGCTGTTGTGATATCTGTAGTGATGCGGGAATAGCTCACAGTGCACTGAGTAGATTTACTGGCCTTGCTGGGTTAAATTGATGTTGTTCTTCATATTCCTAAACTAAACTAGCAATCTCTCTATACTTTGGACTGGACAAGTACATTTATGGGAGTATATTGAGTATTGCTTATCCCAATCTTGGTTAGAAGTTATTTGATGAATAGTAGTAGCTAGTTGTCAGCAGAATCAGGTTAATCTTTCCGGCATATCCATATCAAAATGCAAGAGTCTTTTGTGGCATGATTTAGATCTCAGACGACCTTCTGAAGCATAATTAAAAGACTTGTATGATAATCTGAACTTCCATAGCTACTGTCGAAGGACGAGGCTCAAATTCATGCCTGCTGGTATCACTATCCTCGTTCGCACTGTCAACTGGGAAAAGAACTTCAAAATTAATGCTAATGTTCAGGTTACAGTGTCCTGATATATTACTGAATAACAGATGAtcattgaacttgatactttaGATTAACAGTGATATCTAACCTGTTGATTTCTTTTTAAAAGGTCTTGAAGGGTACTGGTTTTCGGCCTGGCTTCTCTACCTCTAGCAATCATTTTCCAGGAATTGATTATTCCCAGAATGTGGAACACAGTATTGGGAATTTGTTACTTCGGCTGAGAAGCATCCCCCTCATAGCCCCACCAGGTGCAAATCATCATTACACTGTTGTTTGTTTGTCATGAAGGGTGACAGCGCATTGGTTGATAATAATGCTAATGCTACGTGGTAAcgctcgttttttttttttcttaatgttTGTGGTGCAGTTGAGGTTAAAGGATTTTATCCTTTCCAGGTAGCTGGATCGAATGGAACTATGGAGTCGAAATGGCTCTGTACTTGTGATAAGAAAAGTGACAGTGGATTGTTCATGAGAATTGACATGCCTGATGTCCCAAAGGAAGGTCTCTCCATGAAAGTCAAGGATAACTTTGTTTACTTTGCTGGTGAAGGGGTTAAGGGTTCCTACTATGATGGCAGCCGAAGAAGCTATGTTGGGAGATTTGGTTTTCAGTGTGGGTGTTGTTGGGTCAAGGAAGTGAAAGGCGAAATTAAAGCTGGTGTTCTGAGAATGGTTATTAAGTCACAGAAATCAATATAGAGTCAGTCAGCTAAGTGACTGCGTTTCTGATGGAATGCGTGGTTGCTGCTTAAGTCTGGATTGATGTTATCAGGCTATGTTTATATGCAACTGATATTTGTATGCTACTGGTGTTAATAGGTGATACTTACTCTGGATTGAGACCTACTCATTCTGGTTTTTGTTATACCGTGTTATTTTCTGGAATCAAAACGAGACTTGCTTGCACTATTTGATTATGTTGAAACACAGTTCATGATCAGCTGCTCGAGACAGTGTGGCTTGTGAATTTGCTGTCTCTAttttctctctgttttcttttttcattcatCTCATGGGAAAATCCAGATATAAACCCGTCTTGGTATCTCCTCGTCATCAAACCTAGAGATCAGAGTATCAGCTGGTAAGAGATCAATTCCCACAATGTGACAGGAGAGGAAAGGATGAAAAGCCACAAATTAGTGCAAGACCATGGTTGGATATATAAGCCTTCACCGCTGAGCTGAGCGGAAAAATAAGCAAATCCTTCCTTTGGAGGAGGAGGTGATGGCGTCCCTTTGCTCGAAAATGAAATGCTAGCACAGAAGCCACAAATCCCATTCCCGGCAGCAAAATTCCGCGCAAGCTTTGCATGGCTCGCATCGCATCGCATCTTAATTATGGTATTTGTTAATACTAACCAATTCATCGTATGGTAATTAACACCATCAAGTGAAGCATAAGACGTAAATCTAGCTGCAGGTCATGTGCAAAAATGCACCCATTTGATCTAGAAGTGAGAATTACTCCCTTTGACTGCTCTTGATTCAGTTGAATCCTCAACTAGATAAGTTAGAATAAGACTAGTGTAAGCATAAGAACTCGTGatcgattaaaaaaaaaaattgataagaCTACAAATTGTTTACTGGGCATCGGCACTTTGGGCTGTGGTATGGTACGTGTCTAACATTGGGCTTATTATATTATACCCAAGTGCCCGAGtcaattgaaaaaataaaatttgttggaataaataaatatttcgTGAAACACGTAAACCCTCATTAAGTCCCGAAGCAGACCAAACCAAACTAAAATCAGAAGAGGAAAAACAGAGAGATGGCTTCTGCGGCAGTAGGCAACACCGTCAAAAAAGCTACCACCACTACCACCGGCTCTACTCTTTTGAACAGATTCCTCCGCCTCAGACCTCCTATTACGGCCACCTCAACTTTGACCCACCGCTTCCTCTGCTCCAAGTCCGCCGGCAAGTCGTCCACCACAGCAACATCAGAATCGGCCCGCGAAATAGGCGAAAAGACCAGCAACAGCCAGGAATCTCCTCGTATTTCCTTCAACCCACGAAACAtccttttattttcttactAGCGGATGTGTTCCTGTTGTATTTTGACTTGAAATGTTTTGTTCATGGTCTGCAGTTGTAATTAAAGGGTCGCCACAGGAGTTCAAGATGGAGAATCCATTTCAATCAGGAGGCCCAAAAGACGTGGTGGCAGTAGATGAATTGAAAGATGGTATACTTGTGCGAGTTACCCTGCCTGGGATTGCCCAGGATGGTTGCAGAGTTTGGGTGGAGAACAACACTGTATTTTTTGCTGGGAGAGGAGAAATTGAACATGAAAGTGAAACTTCTGGGAGGACTTATGGGGGAAGCCTTGAATTTGACCCTGactttagtaaagttgaggaGGTTAAGTCCGAGATGAAGAATGGGATACTCAAGATAATTATTCCTAATGTCGGTGGACTTGATAGTGTATTGGGAGGGAAGGACCAAGAGAAGTAATCTGGTGTATAATTTGTTCAATATGGAGGGCCTTTAGTTTCAGTTAAGAGTTTGCTTATGGTTTTTTTGGATGTTTAATCCGTTTCAATGCAGAGTATGTATAAAAAATAGATGTTATTACTCCATCTGAAATGAAGAGGTGAATATTACTCCACTAATCTGTTGTTGCTGTAATTTCTAGGTTGATGATGCAGTAGCTgattaatttcatttcattcgtctctgtgtgtgtgtgtgtgttttgttGGTAATTACTAATTACTCCAAAAGATGGATAGATGTGCATCCATGCTTGCTATAGTGTAGTCTACTGAGGATACATACATAGGTGTATTCTACAAGACATAGTGGCGaatcaaagaagaaaaacagTTGAATCAAGCAAGTTATGGTATGGTCTTAATTTTGGTCTTGTACagctctttttcctttttaatatCGGGAAACTTTAATTTTACCCACTCCTTTAATGACGACTCAATCCTGAATTTGTCGCATAAGGACAGGAAACCATCAAATCTGTTTTCTCAGTTGAAATTTATTGGGGAAATGTGGATATCTATTTCGAGAGTAGTGGTGTTAACGATTGGAATCGAGTTCAAATTCGATGCTACACAAGTCTCCTTGAGTTTCAACTTGACTCAAGCGAGTATGCATTTTCATGTATGCATACTCAAGCGAGTATGTAATTCAATTCGATTCAACTCGACAATATGTATTTCCAAACTCGATCTCAACTCGTCAAGATTCAAGACTCGAGACTTGGGTCTTAACAAATTCTaaggttaaaaaaaatgaaaatttatggTAAATTATCTAAAATCCCCATTTCTATCTAGTTTTTACAATACTACATTTTTACCATTTATGAGTTTTATTAAGTTGACAACACTTACAGTAAATTACCTAAAACATTAGCCCTTATTAATCATttcataataaaaataaaaatataattt from Coffea eugenioides isolate CCC68of chromosome 8, Ceug_1.0, whole genome shotgun sequence encodes the following:
- the LOC113781039 gene encoding 14.7 kDa heat shock protein-like, with translation MASAAVGNTVKKATTTTTGSTLLNRFLRLRPPITATSTLTHRFLCSKSAGKSSTTATSESAREIGEKTSNSQESPLVIKGSPQEFKMENPFQSGGPKDVVAVDELKDGILVRVTLPGIAQDGCRVWVENNTVFFAGRGEIEHESETSGRTYGGSLEFDPDFSKVEEVKSEMKNGILKIIIPNVGGLDSVLGGKDQEK
- the LOC113780849 gene encoding putative 57 kDa heat shock protein is translated as MASEQQQPKIASSTPPDVTSKSIIVHPMSGALKKSLEGPFQIIPDLKDGPKTGYEAKTVKEGLYVRVDMPGVEMENLKVTWEKKKVSFVGEAPRETENDAGGRNYEGVLDFSSGPVAIYGVKTNLQNGVLTMVLVGSGFQPGFSTTSRHFESYGCFKVLGRVSSDTFVVVDRLYLRALPAELKGFYPFQAGGATGSLESKCTPDRDDFGFFCRIDLPGVSKEGFSLRTKNNSVFYGGKGVKGSEHDNNSTRTYFGIFRLYCGCCNVKDVQFDIKAGVLRMLVQKEKIKTKLVQKYSIN